Sequence from the Methanosarcina siciliae T4/M genome:
TCCGCTCCCGCATTTACGATACAGATCTCTGACATTTTACGGTCATATACAAGCACTATTTTTCCACTCCTCTTTTCCCAGTATACATCCGTAAGGTAATACAGAAAAGCTGTCAAACAAATGCCAGCTATGCCAGATGAAAATACCGTGTTGGGCGAACCTAAGTAAAAAAGAAACACCATGGGAGAGAAATCAAACTTAAAGTAGTACAACAAAGCTATCAAACAAAAAGCAGAGATTAAATACAAAACGAATCCCCAGTTAAATTGTGAAAATAAGAGATACAGTATTACCAATGCTATTATTATATTTATTAACTTTATTATTTTCTCTTTTGACGATACAGTTATAATTTTTCTTTGTCTGCTTGAGTTCTTTATGTCATCCAGATAACTCCAGGTCCGGATACAGAGGCTCAGGTTAAAAATAATTCCTAAAATTACCCCGGATATGAAACGTTCATCCACGGGGCTAACTCCCCGGAATCCGATCAGATATATGGAAAAGAGAGTAAACACGGAGGAATCTATTAATGACCTGTTATGACGTTTGTTCCACCAGCCGGGAGATGGAACCGGAGAATTCCCGGCATCTTTTCTCCCGGATTGGTTATCAACTTCCAGATATTCAGGGCAGGTGGAATGTTTGGTTTCAAATGCTCTGGCATTAGGACACCATCCCATCAGTTTTTTGATACTTTTTATGAATACATCCATCGTTTACCCTTCCTTCAATTTTGCCTGACTGAACCGGTCTGTTCCACCAGTTCTTTCAATTTTCTGAACAATTCATCTGCAATTTTTGTGAAATCTTCGATACTCTAAAGCTTGAGTTGCATTTTTTCTGCAAGGTCATGGAGCGGTTCGATATATTCTCTTTACCGGTTGCAGGACCCACGTTCTCCTTCGTGTTCGTACCGGACCTGCATTCTATATTTTGCCAAAACAAAATTATTTCGCTGGCTTTGAAAAGAACTGAAGGTAAACTCCAATTAAAAATAATACCGACCCTATTCCTACCATAAGTGATGATATGTTACCCTTTAAATTCAGAGCAAGTGACGATACCGCAACTAAAGAACCTATACTTGTAAACAGCAATCCAATTCTTTTCATGTGGCCAAAATTGCTTCTGGTCTTTTCTTCTCCTGATCGATCACTTTTTTCTCCCCCGGATAGATCAGATACTTCAAAGTTAGCAGGGCTAATTTGAGGTCTGATTTCAGAGGCTTTCGTTTGGGCACCATCCCATCAGCTTTTTTATGTATTCGACTTTCCAGTTCATAATTCTCCTTTCTTCTCTCTAAAGGCGCATACCTTTTGGAATCCCTTTTCACTTTTTATATAAATTCTCATATGATTTTTCCTTTCCCAGTAAATTAACTGCAGATAACTTCCCCACATAAAGATCCAAGCCCCTGCAAAAAAAGAATACAGTGACCGAGCGTTAAGAAAAGAGGGAATATAAGACAAGAAAAACATGGGCAAAATCAAAACTAAAATTAGGGCTAAAAAAACCCGGAAGAATGTTTTTTTAAAGGAAGAACCAACAATAGTTTTTTTTGCCAGAGCATCATAATGTCGCATCTGCTTTTTCCAGCAGAGCAAATAGATAAGCAGAGAAAGTGAAAATCCTAAAAAGAAGGCTTCTGCATTTATACCCTTTCGAAAGAGTAAATTCAGGTAAACAGGGGTTATGAAAAGTGTTGGTAGAAGGATTCTTACATCAAGTCTGGAAAATAGACTGGAAAATCTACCCCAAATCCTTGGGCTCCTGGCTTTTTCCCCTCTGGATTGATCATATTCTTCAAAATTAGCAGGGATAATTTGAGGTCTGATTTCAGAGGCTTTTGCATAGGGACACCACCCACTCAGTTTTTTAATATATTCAAGGGTCATTGTCATCGCTCCGCATCCCTATTCATAACATAGATCTCTGGCGCGTAAAACCCTTCCAGAAGCACAATTTTTTTGTTTTTCTTTTCCCAGTATACATCCGAAAGGTAATACAGAAAAGCTGTCAAACAAAAGCCGGAAATAAACGTTAAAATAACTCCCAATCCAAGCAATGAAGACTGTATAAGCAGTGTTGTCAGACCTAATATTCCAGCTATAACTATCAAGTTATTTTTCGTCTGAATTCTTTTGCTGGAGTTTTTCATTTTATTTAAGAAATTCCAGTTCCAGATGCACAGGAGCAGGTTAAAAACGGTTCCGATAATTAACCCAAACACGAAATCTTTATTCATGGGATGCACTTCCATAAATCCAATCCCCAATACAGAAAAAACAGTCAGCCCGGAGGATATTACTAATGCCCTATTATGGCGTTTGTTCCACCAACTTGGAGATGAAATCGGGGTATTTCCGGCATCTTTTCCTCTGGATTGGTTATCAGCTTCCAAATATTTGGGGCAGATGGAATGTCTAACTTCAAGTGCTTTAGCGTTAGGACACCATCCAATAAGTTTCTTTATACTCTCTGTGAATACATCCATTGTTTACCCTTCCTTCAATTTCACCTGCCTTAAATCAGGCCTCTTCCACCAGTTCTTTCAATTTACCAAACAATTCATCCGCAATCTTTGTGGGGTCTTCCGTACTCTGAAGTTTAAGCTGCATCTCTTCTGCAAAGTCCCAGAGAAGTTCGATACATTCCCTGTATCTCTCGCAGGACCCGCATTCTCCTTCATGTTCGTACCAGACCTGCATTCCGTGTTTTGCCGAGACAAAGATTATTGCGTTGGCTTTGAAAGGAATTGATCTTCCGAAGAGGATTCCTTTCTTTGAGTCCAGTTTCTCTACTTCTATCCTGTTTGCCCCGGCCATCTCAAGCAGAGTCTCTTCTATACGTTTATCCATACTGAGGAGGGCTCGCGAGACTGCCTGCCTGGAGACCCCGAAATGCTTTGCAATATTGATGTTTGGGAGCCCGTTTCGGCGTAGAACCCAGAATTCAAACTGTTTCTCACCTGCCGGAAGGAACATAAGTAAACATGTGAATGTTGACTATATATAGTTTTCGATCTCCTTAACTTTTTTGAGTCACCTTTCTGAAAATCTTTGTCTGATGGAAAATCCTGGATTTTTGTTTGGAATAGTTAGATGATATGGCCATAAAGAATATATGGAACAAGGTTAGAATTTGTGTACAAATATGAATATTTATTGAATAGTATATAATTTCCAATTGGATCTTATGCTAATATAAGTTGGAAGCTGAGGATGAGTTGAGTATCTATGCCAGAAGAGGATTGTTCAGATAAAAATTTAGAAATTCTATTCCTTTCGGAAGATTCTCGAAAACTGGTACAGACTCTTTCTAATACAAATTCTCTAAAAATCCTGAAGCTTCTGGAAACTAAGGATATGTCAGCAGGTGAGCTTGCAGAAAAACTCAGTTTGGGCTTAAGCACTCTCAAATACAATCTTGATTCCCTTTTAGATGCAGATATGATAAGAGTTTCAGAGGTTAAATGGAGCCAGAGGGGAAGAAAAATAAAGATTTACGAGCCGGTTGAAAAAATAATAGTTCTTGTGCCGGGCTGCAGGAATAGCTGTAAGGAAGAAATCCTTGGCATATTCTTAAAGAATACGCAAGGAAACTTCTGCATCGACGGAGACTAATATTTTTTAGAATTTGTTGAAAACTGATATTATCATCTTAGACTGCAGAAGTAACTAAATGCGGTAGTTCTCAATCTGTTCAAGATATGGTTTTGATAAAATCTGAATTTTTGAGATTAACTTCCTTTTATATTATTAACATATGAAATAAAAGTAAAAAAAATGAGTATAAAGAGGTTGACTAGTGACTAAAAACTCAAAATCTAATTATCTTGGTAGTTGTATATATTGGTAGTTGTAATAATTATTGTGGCGTCAGTACTTTTTTATTCCTATTTCATGGGCCAGCTCCTCTGGGGCATTATAGCTGCGGGGATGGTTATTCTGATTGCAGGTATGCTACTTTTTTTGCCGGTTATCGCAGATCCTTTGAGCTTATCCCATTACAGGGGAAATGAGAAATCCGAATCTTTTGGCGTTGAATCTACATGCCTGGGCGATTCCAGAGTTTATGAAAGGCCATTTTTCTTCATCGGTGTGCCTTTAATTATGATTGCGTTTGGAGGCTTGTTTTCTAAGTACGAGAGTATATTTTCCATAGCATATGAGAGTGGAACAACATTGGTTCTATATCATGGACTCTGTATTGTTTCAAAAGACGACAAACTTAGTATTAGGGGTAAATGGTACAGGGGAAAAAGCTCGGAATACAGGGAGATATCGTTGTTGCGGACAGAGTTGAAAACCTGAGTTCCGGAATTGTATTTGCACCCACTAACTTCATAGAAAATATGAATTTCTTTGCTGATTTTGAGAAAAGTGTACAGGCAAGTGTTTCCATGTAAAATTGGAAAACAATTTCCAATAAACGCAAGTCTTTTTTTCGGATTTTTTGTCAAAAATCTATTTATCGATGCCAGTCAAAGAGGAAACTGCCCTATAGGTTGGCTCCCTCAGTCTCCTTCTATCTCAAAGTCTGCAGGTAGATGAATCAGCATGAAAAAAGAATCAGCATGAAAAAAACTGCTTGAGAGATGAACCGTCATGAAAAGGACTTTAGACTACATACGAAAGGGATTGAAGGTCAGGCCCCGCATTTTTATCTGTTGCGTGCTGGCCTTCTGCTTCTTACTGCTCGTATTCACAGGCTCTACCTCTGCCAAAACAGTTACTGTGGATGCACAGGGGTGGGGAGATTCCCGCAGCATCCAGGCCGCTGTGGACATGGCAGAAGATGGAGACACGGTTTTTGTATATGCAGGGGAATACAATGAAAATGTGGTTGTGGACAAATATCTAACATTGATTGCAGAGGACAGGGATGCTTCCTCCACCCTCCGGAAGAGTGATGATTCTGATAGTTCTGAGTTCGGTAAAATAGTGGTAGAAGCTGATAAAATCACAGAAGAATTTGGCCTTGACCCCATGTATGAAACCTTAATGTACATCTCTCCCTCAATTAAAAAAGCAAGTTCTGATTATCTGCCGTTGATTCTTGATGCTTCCGGGCAGATAGACCTGCTCGAAGAAATCAAAAATGGACCCTTTTCGGAATCAGAAAAGCTCTTACTCGAAGAATCGGTTCGGGAAATCCGAAGAAAATATCCTGTCGGTTTTGTCAGAAGGGATCGGGTTGTTTACGCTTATCTTATTTCATCCGAAAGAGAGCTTGATGACGATAACGAGGGAAATATTACTGAAAGAGCAGAGCTTGAAAACATGACTGAAAACGTTTCTACTAATATCTCAGAAAACATAATTGAAAACAGAAGCTTTGCCCCTTCGGTCAAATTGTACCTGACGGAGGACGAAAATAGAACCCTAGACAGAATTCAGGGAGTAAGTATGGCATACAGGGACCTTTTTCGGAGAATAAGGGAGGTGGATTTAAAGGATACGGATTTCGGGCAATACGAAGTTGATGAGGAGGTTATTGAATACGGAAATTCTGTGCCGGGTGACGATTCCGGAGAATTCGTAATTTTCCAGTCCAGGCCGCTTGATAATGTAATCATTATTCCTATCGATCCTGATTTTCCGGCTCTTGAAATCAATGCTGATAATGTAACTGCTCAGGGTTTTGTGATCAAATCCGATCGGGGAGAGAGACCTGAGACAGGTCTTCTCCTTCTAGGGGCCGGAAATTGCACACTTTTAAAAAATAGAGTTTCGGGTACGAAACACGGGATTTTTCTCCGGAACTGCACGGACTGCGTTCTGGAAAGTAATCACCTTGACTCGAACAATGAAGCTCTCGTAATAGAAAACTCTAACAGAAGCCTTTTCAGGGCCAATATTGTGGAAAGGGGAAACAATGGAATTTACCTTAAAGATTCGGATGAGAACCGGCTCTTTGAAAACCGTGCAGAGGACTTTTCCTCAGGGTTCAGAATAGAAGAAAGCATGGGAAACACCATCGAGTCCAATATTGCGGCCTGCAACATCCAGGCAGGCTTTTATCTGCTAAAAGCGGCGGGAAATCAACTTGGTAATAACAGTGCCAATAATAATTTCCAGTGTGGGATAAGCCTGGAAACCTCTCCCGGAAACACTCTTGTCCATAATGAATTGTGGGCTAATATGCATGGAATTTCCCTTGAAGATGCCAGCAACGAAAATTCCGTGCATGACAATCAACTCTTTGAATGTGAAAAAGGGCTTCTTGTGAGTAAAGACTCGACCGAAAACCGCATCTACAACAATAAGATCCGCTTGAGGAAAATACAGGATAAATCCTGGATTGGAGAGATCCTTGACCAGATATTTATTTAATCAAAATGAGGTCCAAACCCAGATCTCAGTGCCGGATACAATTTCAGACCTCAGATTCTGACAGAGGCATAGACCTCAGAAACTTGTACAGTTATAGTGGTGAAAAATTTCAGTAAGCAGGGATAGTGAAAATATGGATAATGATTCTGAAGAACAGTTATTAAAGATCCTTTCAAATCCTATCAGGGCGACAATTGTAAAAAAGCTCTATGATGACAGTCTCACATTCACGCACCTCATGCAGATCACAGGCTGTAAAACAGGTCAGCTTAGCTTTCACCTTAAGAAACTCGATTATCTTGTGGAACAGGACGAACTGAAACGCTACGGGCTTTCCGAAAAGGGTAAAGAGGACGTGGAAGCGATACTTCCCATGCTTGGAAACGGAGAGAAAGAAAAGGGAAGTTCCTGGGATAATTTTTCTGGTGAGGAAGACGGGGTACAGCTGGGCTGCGCCTTTAAGCAGTTCTGGGACTCTCTTGGTTTGCTTATTTTCAGTTTCCTGGCTGCTGTAAAACATGGATCCCTGTATGTCCTGGGCAGCCTCAAAACAGGGACTCTGAAGTTATTTGATAAAGGGAGTGAAATCTCCGGTTTTGCTAAAACACGCCTTATAAAGGCAAGCTCCAGAATTCAGGTTTCCGGGAAGGGGGAAAAGGTAGGATTCAGCAGCATAAAGTCAAAAATAGGCAGCTTGCTTTCAGCCATTCGAACCCATGGGATTTCAGTTCTTAAAACCGGCTGGAAGTCCTTAAACCCAATTTTTTGCTACTTCTTTTTGATATTTGGGCTCCTTCTTTTCATCCCGGCCGTATTTTCCCTTGCACACCCGGCATTTGACTCAACTCTTGACTCTGCGGCCAGTATAGGACTTAAGGAGCTGACTCCTGGAGAGATCAGTCTTGCAAATGATCTCTATGAAAAGGAGATGCTTCCCGATCAGCAAAATTTCCAGGGAAATTATGATTCGTTAATGTATGATGCTATGTACTTTGAAGATACTGTGGGGTTTCCGCTTTCTGCTCAGAAAATCGAAGCCTGGAACGAGGCCAGGGAGTTTGCAAGGGTCAGGCTTGTAAAGGATTCTGTACTTTCGGGTCTTAGTCTTTCTCTGGTTCTGCTGCTGCTCGGAGGGATCCTGGCCTACGGGCGAAAATCCCTGCTCAAGCGAGTTCTTAATTCCACAATTACAGCCTCAATACTCCTTATTTTGATTGCGGTATTCGTACTACTGAACGTAAATGCGGTTTTTGCATCGGAATACAGCAATCTTGACCCTGCCTTCAACAGCGTCTTCGACAGTGTTCCACTTATGCTAAAACATCTGATTATTCTGCTCCTGCTGCTCCTTTTTTCGTCAGCATCCGGGCTCTTGTTCCTTATCAAAAGAGGACGAGCAGGTTGCGAAAAGGACGAGTCTTCTGAAAGTGATGAAGTCTTTTCTGCAAATTCTAAAAAAGAAACCTCTGTGTTAGAGACTCTGGATGAGGCTGTGGAGCCCTCTGGAAAAGATCAGGCTGATACGAATGAGAAAAATTCCGCAGTACGAGGTGCTGCCTGTTCGGAAGAACCCCCTGCGGAAGATGAAGGTGAGGATCTATATTCCTGGCATGAAAGAGAAAGGGTTGTAAATAGCTGAGGAAAGAATGCGTGTGCATACTGTGAGGAAGTACTAACACCCTACAGTATCACCTTAATTCTCTTCTCGAAGCTGACCTCATAAGAATCTCGGAGGTAAAATGGGGACGGAAAGGGAGGAAAATAGTAATACTCCCTTCTAACCGATTGTTTATCTACTCTTGTCACCAAAGTATTGTTGGTGGCACCAATGGTCGTGAAAACCCCAAAGGAATATCTCTCAACTTTTAATCGCCAATTACAGACGCAACAACTGATTCTGAAGCCATATCTTAAAGGGTGTGAATACAGGATTGAGAAAAGACCCAACATAGTGGCGAAGCCATAATGCGTTATGGAAAAGATTTTACAAGAATTATGGTGCTGACGGAAGAAGGATTACGAAGATGAAAAACTCAGGATCGTAACAGGGTTTTCGGAAAAAACAATTCAGGAAACCATGTTCAAGGCATCCAATCAAATCGAAGTCTCTTGTTACCTAACCATGGTATTGGATACGCTTTCTGAAAAATTCCATTTGATTTGAAAACAGGTGTTGTTACCTTTTTCATTTTGATTATTATCTCCTCGTCAACAACCTCACCGTTACATCTGCAGTTAATAAAATCGGAAAAATTTTTTTTGGAGTGCAATCCTCAAATCTCTTCAGATCATCGGGAAGCAACCTGTAAAGTGTATCGGCTACAATAGTCAAAACAACATCAAAATATATTCGA
This genomic interval carries:
- a CDS encoding DUF1673 domain-containing protein, which codes for MTMTLEYIKKLSGWCPYAKASEIRPQIIPANFEEYDQSRGEKARSPRIWGRFSSLFSRLDVRILLPTLFITPVYLNLLFRKGINAEAFFLGFSLSLLIYLLCWKKQMRHYDALAKKTIVGSSFKKTFFRVFLALILVLILPMFFLSYIPSFLNARSLYSFFAGAWIFMWGSYLQLIYWERKNHMRIYIKSEKGFQKVCAFREKKGEL
- a CDS encoding ArsR/SmtB family transcription factor, translated to MPEEDCSDKNLEILFLSEDSRKLVQTLSNTNSLKILKLLETKDMSAGELAEKLSLGLSTLKYNLDSLLDADMIRVSEVKWSQRGRKIKIYEPVEKIIVLVPGCRNSCKEEILGIFLKNTQGNFCIDGD
- a CDS encoding ArsR/SmtB family transcription factor, with translation MDNDSEEQLLKILSNPIRATIVKKLYDDSLTFTHLMQITGCKTGQLSFHLKKLDYLVEQDELKRYGLSEKGKEDVEAILPMLGNGEKEKGSSWDNFSGEEDGVQLGCAFKQFWDSLGLLIFSFLAAVKHGSLYVLGSLKTGTLKLFDKGSEISGFAKTRLIKASSRIQVSGKGEKVGFSSIKSKIGSLLSAIRTHGISVLKTGWKSLNPIFCYFFLIFGLLLFIPAVFSLAHPAFDSTLDSAASIGLKELTPGEISLANDLYEKEMLPDQQNFQGNYDSLMYDAMYFEDTVGFPLSAQKIEAWNEAREFARVRLVKDSVLSGLSLSLVLLLLGGILAYGRKSLLKRVLNSTITASILLILIAVFVLLNVNAVFASEYSNLDPAFNSVFDSVPLMLKHLIILLLLLLFSSASGLLFLIKRGRAGCEKDESSESDEVFSANSKKETSVLETLDEAVEPSGKDQADTNEKNSAVRGAACSEEPPAEDEGEDLYSWHERERVVNS
- a CDS encoding DUF1673 domain-containing protein, whose product is MDVFTESIKKLIGWCPNAKALEVRHSICPKYLEADNQSRGKDAGNTPISSPSWWNKRHNRALVISSGLTVFSVLGIGFMEVHPMNKDFVFGLIIGTVFNLLLCIWNWNFLNKMKNSSKRIQTKNNLIVIAGILGLTTLLIQSSLLGLGVILTFISGFCLTAFLYYLSDVYWEKKNKKIVLLEGFYAPEIYVMNRDAER
- a CDS encoding right-handed parallel beta-helix repeat-containing protein, producing the protein MKRTLDYIRKGLKVRPRIFICCVLAFCFLLLVFTGSTSAKTVTVDAQGWGDSRSIQAAVDMAEDGDTVFVYAGEYNENVVVDKYLTLIAEDRDASSTLRKSDDSDSSEFGKIVVEADKITEEFGLDPMYETLMYISPSIKKASSDYLPLILDASGQIDLLEEIKNGPFSESEKLLLEESVREIRRKYPVGFVRRDRVVYAYLISSERELDDDNEGNITERAELENMTENVSTNISENIIENRSFAPSVKLYLTEDENRTLDRIQGVSMAYRDLFRRIREVDLKDTDFGQYEVDEEVIEYGNSVPGDDSGEFVIFQSRPLDNVIIIPIDPDFPALEINADNVTAQGFVIKSDRGERPETGLLLLGAGNCTLLKNRVSGTKHGIFLRNCTDCVLESNHLDSNNEALVIENSNRSLFRANIVERGNNGIYLKDSDENRLFENRAEDFSSGFRIEESMGNTIESNIAACNIQAGFYLLKAAGNQLGNNSANNNFQCGISLETSPGNTLVHNELWANMHGISLEDASNENSVHDNQLFECEKGLLVSKDSTENRIYNNKIRLRKIQDKSWIGEILDQIFI
- a CDS encoding DUF1673 domain-containing protein, whose translation is MDVFIKSIKKLMGWCPNARAFETKHSTCPEYLEVDNQSGRKDAGNSPVPSPGWWNKRHNRSLIDSSVFTLFSIYLIGFRGVSPVDERFISGVILGIIFNLSLCIRTWSYLDDIKNSSRQRKIITVSSKEKIIKLINIIIALVILYLLFSQFNWGFVLYLISAFCLIALLYYFKFDFSPMVFLFYLGSPNTVFSSGIAGICLTAFLYYLTDVYWEKRSGKIVLVYDRKMSEICIVNAGAE